Below is a genomic region from Nostoc sp. UHCC 0870.
TAATGGTGCGATCACCATTGACAATTTGCAAGGCAACTTCTAATGAACCAATGACCTCAGCTAATGCTTCAGTTGTAACATCGCCTGCGTCCATCAGATGGATTAACATCGAATGGGGTGTACCTTTAGGGATTGGGTAATGGATTTGTTCAAACTTCTCAATTAATGTTAGCAACACTTCCAATAGCATCTCTTCTTCTGGTGTACGATTGGGACGATGTTCTAAAGTTAAAGCGCGTTTGATGGCTTGTTCGTTTTCTTGTTCGGTGGTAATTATTTTGGGCTGATACTCTGCTAGCAATTTACCATAAGAATCAGGATTAAAAGTACGGGTCATTTTTCCATTTATCCTTGTCATATTCTGCGTGGGTTAGGACATACTTAATATAGATTCTTTGAGTTTCGTAAATAATATCAACAATCAAACGGTAGTTGTTTCCTTTGATATTAAATACAGTAAAATTACCAACAGCTTCTGCTTTTGGATAAATAGGGCTTGCTGAAAAAGTCATTCCAAGGCAAGAGAAAAATTGACTCAGTAGTCAGGGGAGAGCAAAGATAAGTTTTTGTTGTTGGTAATCCAACAAAATAGCAT
It encodes:
- a CDS encoding helix-turn-helix domain-containing protein; the encoded protein is MTRTFNPDSYGKLLAEYQPKIITTEQENEQAIKRALTLEHRPNRTPEEEMLLEVLLTLIEKFEQIHYPIPKGTPHSMLIHLMDAGDVTTEALAEVIGSLEVALQIVNGDRTISKTQAEALADYFHVDVSLFT